One stretch of Hemitrygon akajei chromosome 18, sHemAka1.3, whole genome shotgun sequence DNA includes these proteins:
- the g6pc3 gene encoding glucose-6-phosphatase 3 produces MEPLYKHGIQVAEFLQQTLGGFEKSMLFMTWLGDPRTSFFIYFPVTYYLNRKIGISVLWITVLTEWLNLVFKWLLFGERPFWWIHESGVYSKHQMPKLQQFFCSCETGPGSPSGHAMITGAAWWLMMTSFSTFIYNHTRSLLAKNIPVVLYIVLLLTIGISRIFILAHFPHQVLAGIITGAVLGLLLGQRIPENLKLIQYVVTSVVLLLSAACLYWGLHYLGVDVAWTLSLATKWCANPEWIRLDTRPFSSLSRDAGAILGLGIGLSSPLYASTLGWKMTWKMKVVCIVLCELIIEIMDQVPIPTYSTILFYVLFYLKNAFVPILVTAIMPWLVHSIFQIQPTKKQQ; encoded by the exons ATGGAGCCGCTTTACAAGCACGGTATCCAAGtggctgagttcctgcagcaaacTCTCGGTGGCTTTGAAAAGAGTATGCTCTTTATGACTTGGCTCGGGGACCCCAGAACCTCTTTTTTTATTTACTTCCCTGTAACGTACTATCTCAACAGAAAGATTGGGATTTCAGTGTTGTGGATCACTGTACTTACTGAATGGTTGAACTTAGTATTTAAATG GTTGCTGTTTGGTGAGCGTCCATTTTGGTGGATTCATGAATCGGGGGTCTATAGTAAGCACCAGATGCCAAAGTTACAGCAATTTTTCTGCTCCTGTGAAACTGGTCCAG GCAGTCCGTCGGGCCACGCGATGATCACAGGTGCAGCTTGGTGGCTTATGATGACCAGTTTTTCTACATTCATTTACAATCACACTAGGAG CTTACTGGCAAAGAACATTCCCGTGGTACTGTATATCGTTCTGCTGCTGACAATTGGCATCTCCAGAATATTTATTTTGGCTCACTTTCCACATCAAGTCCTTGCTGGAATAATTACAG GTGCTGTACTTGGTTTACTGCTAGGCCAACGTATACCCGAGAATTTGAAATTAATTCAATACGTTGTGACCTCAGTCGTATTGCTGCTCAGTGCTGCGTGCCTGTACTGGGGACTGCATTACCTTGGAGTCGATGTTGCCTG GACACTTTCGCTTGCTACCAAGTGGTGTGCCAATCCTGAATGGATCCGACTGGACACTAGGCCATTTTCCTCACTAAGCAGGGATGCAGGGGCAATCCTCGGACTTGGCATTGGACTCTCCTCACCGTTGTATGCCAGTACATTGGGATGGAAGATGACATGGAAGATGAAAGTAGTCTGCATTGTTCTCTGTGAGCTCATCATTGAGATAATGGATCAAGTCCCAATACCAACATACTCCACTATcttgttttatgttctgttttaCCTGAAGAATGCATTTGTTCCCATTCTGGTGACTGCCATTATGCCCTGGCTGGTTCATTCCATTTTTCAAATTCAGCCAACTAAGAAACAACAGTAA